From a region of the Rhipicephalus microplus isolate Deutch F79 chromosome X, USDA_Rmic, whole genome shotgun sequence genome:
- the LOC142775110 gene encoding uncharacterized protein LOC142775110: MATAPATSPSRASLASTGDHLGLVPPQAADTAGTDVQEGGTTDVNEVPQHIEVSMRYITTAQGMLTCLEALGAATIMVMYLLMGPTITYQWYVRVAFLLAFTYSLNNVLIIISGVASPFTQLYLPETLFVSAAC; this comes from the exons ATGGCCACAGCACCAGCCACGTCCCCGTCGCGCGCCTCGTTAGCCTCTACGGGGGATCACTTGGGGCTCGTACCACCACAGGCG GCCGATACCGCGGGAACAGATGTCCAGGAAGGCGGCACGACCGACGTCAACGAGGTGCCACAGCACATCGAAGTCAGTATGCGCTACATCACAACAGCCCAGGGCATGCTTACATGCTTGGAGGCC TTGGGTGCAGCAACCATTATGGTGATGTACCTACTGATGGGACCCACCATCACGTATCAGTGGTACGTACGTGTGGCGTTCCTGCTCGCCTTCACCTACAGCCTCAACAACGTGCTCATCATCATCTCTGGTGTGGCTTCGCCCTTCACACAGCTGTATCTTCCGGAAACGCTTTTTGTGAGTGCTGCCTGTTGA